A stretch of Campylobacter volucris DNA encodes these proteins:
- a CDS encoding flagellin-like protein, with amino-acid sequence MVNGIRGFNITTYLTKISSQLDNSLERLSSGLRINSAKDGASELSIAHNLDVNSKTLQQAINNANDAIGILSLADKAMDEQIKIVELIKIKATQAAQDGQSQKTRRIIQEEINLLINSLDNIANNTIYNGLSLLNGSFINKQFQIGNLSNTTINASIGSTQSSSLGTTHFLTSANIIVSGNDLNMSIGSLFDKNTRYDIKFNIGYKEGEGIGELATEINKISDKTGVRADYEVQYKGHGGVKAGWTGNDFSINGVLIGAIEIQDGDKNGVLINAINSQTQYTGVKAFLDENGRLTLDSIDGRGIKIEDSSNSFMALAGLDAKIYTGAKIKDFKAFNDGGVQINGVDIKASSNVQEFVDNINETSEKSGVYAIIEGDQYRIYSVGDPNGVIEVTGNQAKNTGLKFTTFKGDYVDADNALIRYQDKPGISIVYIDDAGVKHTSDFIPFLKSDGQEKFNMYDFADAINATTAQLGFSAKVEKNDKGQLRLSISAPDNVKTIVGFNTNDNEDPNRPTPPNNGAGVLGLRPENLKEATGVRLDQKWEEYGRLSLVSSGVIDIQISGNGVSNNTIIGLDDDLKDCNGAFVSLREMMGVIDKEIADAMGMFANSYNKSDSVFLTLKRSMVLMDIADNSLKTLDSIRSDLGSVQNQLQSAISNITITSINLLSSASNIKDLDFADESANFVKLKIIRESGSLLLSKNNSFQQQMIEMLLK; translated from the coding sequence ATGGTAAATGGAATTAGAGGGTTTAATATAACAACATATTTAACAAAAATATCAAGTCAACTTGATAATTCTTTAGAAAGACTATCTTCAGGTTTGCGTATAAATAGTGCTAAAGATGGTGCATCAGAATTAAGTATAGCCCATAATCTTGATGTAAATTCTAAAACATTACAACAAGCTATAAATAATGCAAACGATGCTATAGGTATACTATCTTTAGCAGATAAAGCAATGGATGAACAAATTAAAATAGTAGAACTTATAAAGATAAAAGCTACTCAAGCAGCTCAAGATGGGCAAAGTCAAAAAACAAGAAGAATTATACAAGAAGAAATAAATCTTTTAATAAATAGCCTTGATAACATAGCAAATAACACGATTTATAATGGTTTATCATTGCTTAATGGTTCTTTTATAAATAAGCAATTTCAAATAGGTAATTTATCAAATACAACTATAAATGCTAGTATAGGTTCAACTCAATCAAGTAGTTTAGGTACAACTCATTTTTTAACCAGTGCAAATATAATTGTTAGTGGTAATGATTTAAATATGAGTATAGGATCTCTTTTTGACAAAAATACAAGATATGATATAAAATTTAATATAGGATATAAAGAAGGTGAAGGTATAGGTGAACTTGCTACAGAGATAAATAAAATATCTGATAAAACAGGTGTAAGAGCTGATTATGAAGTTCAATATAAAGGACATGGTGGTGTTAAAGCTGGATGGACTGGAAATGATTTTTCTATAAATGGAGTGTTAATAGGTGCTATAGAAATTCAAGATGGCGATAAAAATGGGGTTTTAATAAACGCAATTAATTCCCAAACTCAATATACTGGTGTCAAAGCTTTTTTAGATGAAAATGGCAGATTGACATTAGATAGTATTGATGGTAGAGGTATAAAGATAGAAGATAGTTCAAATTCTTTTATGGCTTTAGCTGGACTTGATGCAAAAATTTATACTGGAGCTAAGATAAAGGATTTTAAAGCATTTAATGATGGTGGAGTTCAAATAAATGGAGTTGATATAAAAGCATCATCAAATGTTCAAGAATTTGTAGATAATATTAATGAGACTAGTGAAAAAAGTGGAGTATACGCGATTATAGAAGGAGATCAATATAGAATTTATTCAGTTGGTGACCCAAATGGAGTTATTGAAGTTACTGGTAATCAAGCCAAAAATACTGGATTAAAATTTACAACATTTAAAGGAGATTATGTTGATGCTGACAATGCTTTGATTAGGTATCAAGATAAACCAGGCATATCTATAGTATATATAGATGATGCAGGTGTAAAGCATACTTCAGACTTTATACCATTTTTGAAAAGTGATGGTCAAGAAAAATTTAATATGTATGATTTTGCAGATGCTATTAATGCTACAACTGCACAATTAGGTTTTAGTGCTAAGGTTGAAAAAAATGATAAAGGGCAATTAAGATTATCTATAAGTGCTCCAGATAATGTTAAAACAATAGTCGGATTTAATACCAATGATAATGAAGATCCAAATCGCCCAACTCCACCAAATAATGGTGCTGGAGTATTAGGTTTAAGACCTGAAAATTTAAAAGAGGCAACTGGCGTAAGATTGGATCAGAAATGGGAAGAATATGGTAGATTATCTTTAGTTTCTAGCGGTGTGATAGATATACAAATTTCAGGTAATGGTGTTAGTAATAATACTATAATAGGATTAGATGATGATTTAAAAGATTGTAATGGTGCTTTTGTGAGTTTAAGAGAAATGATGGGTGTTATAGATAAAGAAATAGCTGATGCTATGGGAATGTTTGCAAATTCTTATAATAAAAGTGATAGTGTGTTTTTAACCTTAAAAAGATCTATGGTTTTGATGGATATAGCTGATAATTCTTTAAAAACTTTAGATTCTATAAGATCTGATTTAGGTAGTGTTCAAAATCAATTACAATCTGCAATATCTAATATAACTATAACTAGTATTAATCTCTTAAGCAGTGCTTCTAATATAAAAGATCTTGATTTTGCTGATGAAAGTGCAAATTTTGTAAAACTAAAGATTATACGCGAAAGCGGGTCTTTATTACTTAGTAAAAATAATTCTTTTCAACAACAAATGATTGAGATGCTTTTAAAATAA